The window CCCCCATGGCCAACAACAGCAGTCCAGACCAGGGCCAGGGTCAGGGCCCCATAGCCAACAGCAGTTCAGCTCAGCCTCTGGGCCAGGCCGGGGCTGTAGTGACCTCCTCCACCCAGCCTGATTTGGTGGTCTACTGCAAGCTGTGCCTTAGTGAGCACCCCTCAGCAGCAACCAGCACGCTGCACACCTGTGACTGTGTCTTCTGCACCCCGGTAGGTAGACAACACAAACCTGTCATAACTTCTCATATCTGATACTGGGCAGGGAAATGCCTGTATTTTCTATTCTCCCTCTGTTTTCATTCAACAAGACTCAGCATTCAAACAACAGGACATATCTATCTGCCGAatcaaaaatatttatttaatcacTGCTTTCCTGAAAGCATTTAGTTTCTCTTTCACTTTTATCTCTGGCAGGCAGTACTGTAGCGGACTTTCTATTGATTGGTGTTCAGTCAGCCTGTATCCATCCGCACTGAGGTGGAGGTGACGTGCTTTGACACGGAGAGTGAGATATCCTGGCGTGGGGTTGGCTGGCAGGTGCTAATCTCTGCCTGGCTGCTGGCGTCGCTCAGAGCAGCAGTCTGAGTTGCTAGGCCAAGGTCAAACATAGGGTGCATCCCTATGGGGCCTGGAAagtcgtgcactatatagggaatacgatgccatttgggacacagccatagAGAGATACTGTCAACACAACAATAAACCCCATGCCTTCTGCATTCTGCTGTTGCTACAGTAGCTGGGTGAGCCTTGGTGTGACTCTTCTGACAAACAAAACGGCAGGTTTTTGCATGAACAGACTCGCAGGACTGCATTTTTTGGCTGCTTTGTCTTTAGCATCAAATCGTTTGTTAGAGACGAGTCTAGTTCAAGTGCTAGTTACTGTATATCTCAGATACtgtcaacatcaacatcaatccAGGGCCACTTTTAGTAGGTGAACGTTGTGGAATGTTGTAGATAAAAATGTAATGATCAGAACTGACGTGATTCCTTACTCTACATGGCtacagagaggcatgtttgttcggGAACATTTCACAACGTTGTGCGCTGCTGAACATGGCCCTCCTCTCTGGTTTTGTCCATAGACATACATATTATTCACATCTGTGTTTATGTCATTGGTTGTCTGTCCTCTTAGTGTCTGCAGCAGTATGTTCAGCTGGCCATCCGGGAGGGTGGGGGCAGCCCGGTCACATGTCCAGACATGGCTTGTCAGAGGACAGGAGTCCTACTCCACTCAGAGGTACTAGGCTTATACTGGATGTTCTATTGTGTCTGctactcaaatggcaccctattccctttatagtgcactacttttgaccagggcccatagggaattatatagggaatagggtgccattttggacacattcAAAGAaccactgtttttatttatttatttatttttattttacctttatttaactaggcaagtcagttaagaacaaattcttattttcaatgacggcctaggaacagtgggttaactgcctgttcaggggcagaacgacagatttgtaccttgtcagctcgggggtttgaacttgcaaccttccagttactagtccaacgctctaaccaccatgCTACCCTGGTTCACATCAATGTTTAGACCATTTGACTATTACACTGCTACTTTGCtattgtaacagtatagcttccttccctctcctcgccccaacctgggctcgaaccagggaccctctgcacacatcaacagtcaccctcgaagcatcgttacccatcgctccacaaaagccgcagggGGAACAACAAAAAAGccgcaaggggaaccactacttcaggtctcagagcgagtgacgtcaccgattgaaacgctatttagcgcgtaccaccactatctagctagctatttcacatcggttacactcacccccttttgacctcctccttttccgcagcaaccagtgatccgggtcaacagcatcaatgtaacagtatagcttccgtccctctcctcaccccaacctgggctcaaaccagggaccctctgcacacatcaacagtcaccctcgaagcatcgttacccatcgctccacaaaagccgcggcccttgcagagcaaggggaaccactacttcaggtctcagagcgagtgacgtcaccgattgaaacgctattagcgcgcaccaccgctaattGGCTAGCCATTTCACGTCGGTTACACTATTACACTCATATGTATTTGCCTGTTACCACTAGTAGGGTTGGGTACCGTTGGGTAATATGAATCATGTCACCACACCTTGAAACTCTGAATGTCATTGTCAGGTGTAAATGGTAAATGGCCTACAGCACAGGCCAATGTAGTGTTGCAGTCAGGTCAGGGAGTTTGGTAATCAACACCTCTTCTCTTGAAATTATTATCCCTGCGTTAATTTCTGCATTTCTGTAGAATGCAATACATTTAATTTCTGTGGAATGCATTACATTgaagcctggtctcagatctgtttgtaacAATGACCATGGAAGTTGGCTATACAAcacaactgatctgggaccaggatggtCGTCCTTTGATTTTAAGACATAATCACAGACGTGATCAATTCTGTTTCATTTGTGTTGTTTTGCAGATAGCCTGTTTTGCTTCTGCGGATCAGATTGAGCTGTACCAGCGGCTGGAGTTTGAACGAGGTACGGTACCGTTCATTAGCATTAACATGCTGGGGAGGTGACTGGTGACGGCTGTCATGGCAACCAGGCTATTTCAGGTCTCCCTCTAGTCCTTATCTTGACTCCCTCCCACCCCGTCCCAGTCCAGCTGAAAGGTTCTTGTAACTTTAGTAACTACTAGACGGTTCGTCAAGCTACCAGAATACCATAAGGCGATTTATAAATAGCAGTTTAAGAATTACTGGAAATAATGAAGTTGTTATTGCTCTGTCTGTCCGCAGTTTTTGTTGGTGAAGAAATATGGTTTGTTGTTGTTGGCTTTAGTTTAGAGACAAAAGTAATTTCTAAGAGCTTGAAGAGAAGAAAACAGTGTAGAAAAGGTCCCGGCTGGTTTAACATTTACAAATTGGAATCTGAGGTTGGTTGGTTTGCCTTGTGGCAACAACACACTGAAACCAACATTAGTCACCGTTCAGTCATAAATCAAATACCATAAAAATTGGATCTAGGAACAAAGTGCACAAAAACATGTTCTCATGGTGCTACCCTGATAAAGGATAACATGGAATGTGCCTTTGTTACGAAAGCAGTTAGAAACCCCACTGAAAACCCTGCCCTGGTACATCTAGGATAGGATACATCTAGGATAGGATACATCTAGGATActttccttcagaaagtattcacaccccttgactttttacaaggtgggattaaaatggatttaattgtaatttttgtcaacgatctacacaaaatactctgtaatgtcaaagtggaagaaacattctaacatttgtaaaaaataaaataaaaaacactaatatatccTGATTTCATAAGTATTTAACCCCCTGACTCAGTACATGTTAGAATCgcctttggcatcgattacacctgtgagtctttctgggtaggtctctaagagctttgcacacctggattgtacaatatttgcacattattctttttaaaattcttcaatctctgtcaagttggttgtgatcattgctagacaaccattttcaagtcttgcgatAGATTGTCAAGACGATTTGAGTCAAAACTGTAAATAGGCCATTCAGGAACATCCAATGTTGTGTATATTTGtatatttggccttatgttttaggttattgtcctgctgaaagatgaatttgtctctcagtgtctgttggaaagcagactgaaccatgtttttctctaagattttgcctgtgcttagctctattccgtttattgttatcctaaaaaactccctagtccttgccgatgacaagcatacccataacatgatgcagccaccaccattgaaaatatgaagagtgctattcagtgatgtgttgtgttggatttgcccttaacataatgctttgtattcaggagatAAAGTtattttctttgccacatttagtgccttattgcgaacaggatgcatgttttggaatatttgtattctatacaggctacaatgttgttgatgcatcttcagttttctcctatcacaacaattaaactgtaactgttttaaagtcatcattggcctcatggtaaaatacctgagcggtttccttcctctctggcaactgagttaggaaggagcctgtatctttgtagatcTGGGTGTATTCATGCACCAtcgaaagtgtaattaataacttcaccatgctcaaagtgatattcaatgtcagatttttttaaacacatttttttaccaattcactgctcgacagagggaccttacagataattgtatgtgtaggatacagagatgaggtagtcattcaaaaaccatgttaaacactattattgcacacagagtgagtccatgcaacttattatgtgacttgttaagcacatttgtactcctgaactcatttaggcttgccataacaaatgggttgaatacttattgatgcaagacatttcagcttttcattttttattaatttgtacaatttttttgtattttttataataTACTTAGGGGTGtggaggccagtgacacaaaatctcaatttaacacattttaaatgcaggcagtaacacaacaaaaggtAGAACAAGTCAAgtagtgtgaatactttctgaaggcacccgTATCTAGGATCCTCTACCCTCTATATCTAATACCTTGCTTTGGGTATCATtctgttaggttcttatttttcagagaaAATAATCCTTtcagacccctctttcaaagtcactgagatctcttcgagccatggtagccaaaataatggtcaACTGGGCATGATGGAATGTTACgagcttaattaactcaggaaccacacctgcgTGGAAcaacctgctttcaatatactttatatccctcatttactagtgtttcctttattttgtcagttacctgtatatgtACATACATATGTGTTTATGTACATCATTGGTTTGTTATGTTTCAGGGGTGCAGCTGGACCctagtagagcatggtgcccgGTGCTGGAGTGCCAGGCTGTCTGCAGCGTCGGGCCCAGCTCAGAGGGCCAGCCTACGTCCGTTCCCTGTCCAGCCTGCCACACCGTCTTCTGCTCTGGCTGTAGAGGGCCCTGGCAGGACGGGCACGCCTGCCCCGAGCACCAGCCTATGACATCATCATCTGCCCCAGAGagcaggtcagtcagtcacagtcagagcGCCTTGGTGGAAAAATATTGTCACAGAAAAACTGATGAATGCTGATTGAAGCAGTTGTCTTGGCCTTTTGGCCATTTCTGGTGTGCCACAGACAGTGTGCTCAGTGTGTTCCTCAGAAATTCcgtcagtgtctctctctctatgctgcatACAGTATTCCACCCCTTCCActcttcaatgtgtgtgtgtgtgtgtgtgtgtgtgtgtgtgtgtgtgtgtgtgtgtgtgtgtgtgtttgttattggAAGGTGTGGAGTAAAGCTTAATGGAATGCCATTGTGTCCCTGCCAAAGGGGAGGAGTAGGGGAGTCAGTCAGTGAATCCATTTCTGTTGCTTTGACAACGCGAAGTGCCTCGTACTGGAGAAAATGTCCTTGAGTCGATGGATTTAATAAACTAAAGTATAACAACAGACAAGACCAGAAAGTGTTCTAAAATCTTAGATTTGAGCCCCAAAGAATGAGAGACAGAATGCCAGTTTGATGTTGTTGTGGGGGATTAACACTATTGGTCCATTTAGTAATACAATGCAGTTAATTCAATCCCTTCTTACCATGGTATTCAGTCAACTGGTTCCCTCATAGTTTCTTCTCCCAAATAAATTAAGTTAAGCCGCCAATTAACATTAGTGCTAAATATAGAGGCCAGTCTGTGCCTCAGCTCCCATGGTTTAACCCTGCTAACACCATAAAATTACATTTACACTATAATGTATAGACATTATTAACATTCTTATTCTAATTCTCTATCTGAACCCACTCTCCCTCACCTCCCCCACCACGTCTCaacctctcccccacctctccacccctcatccACCTGTCCCCAGCCTTCATGCTGGGGGCCGGTCATGCAGTGACTCTGATCTGCCCATCAAGCAG of the Oncorhynchus clarkii lewisi isolate Uvic-CL-2024 chromosome 3, UVic_Ocla_1.0, whole genome shotgun sequence genome contains:
- the LOC139391207 gene encoding E3 ubiquitin-protein ligase RNF144B-like isoform X1, with the translated sequence MYCDILPDQEISQEKLLWICNNNIHYVVKKDELLRSWSTALHTSSSRSAKRSFQAVLTDRSAPPMANNSSPDQGQGQGPIANSSSAQPLGQAGAVVTSSTQPDLVVYCKLCLSEHPSAATSTLHTCDCVFCTPCLQQYVQLAIREGGGSPVTCPDMACQRTGVLLHSEIACFASADQIELYQRLEFERGVQLDPSRAWCPVLECQAVCSVGPSSEGQPTSVPCPACHTVFCSGCRGPWQDGHACPEHQPMTSSSAPESSLHAGGRSCSDSDLPIKQCPMCGVYIERNQGCAQMLCKSCKHTFCWYCLQNLDGDIFLRHYDKGPCRNKLGHSRASVMWNRTQVVGILVGVSVIVLVASPLLLLASPCVLCCLCKPCRGKKKRRKKKELTQTDIQPELSPTKS
- the LOC139391207 gene encoding E3 ubiquitin-protein ligase RNF144B-like isoform X2, translated to MANNSSPDQGQGQGPIANSSSAQPLGQAGAVVTSSTQPDLVVYCKLCLSEHPSAATSTLHTCDCVFCTPCLQQYVQLAIREGGGSPVTCPDMACQRTGVLLHSEIACFASADQIELYQRLEFERGVQLDPSRAWCPVLECQAVCSVGPSSEGQPTSVPCPACHTVFCSGCRGPWQDGHACPEHQPMTSSSAPESSLHAGGRSCSDSDLPIKQCPMCGVYIERNQGCAQMLCKSCKHTFCWYCLQNLDGDIFLRHYDKGPCRNKLGHSRASVMWNRTQVVGILVGVSVIVLVASPLLLLASPCVLCCLCKPCRGKKKRRKKKELTQTDIQPELSPTKS